The following proteins come from a genomic window of Paramicrobacterium humi:
- a CDS encoding Hsp20/alpha crystallin family protein has translation MAMSYDPFSELDRLTGNLLQLRPGPRFMPVDLYRENGQYVLSADMPGIDPGSVDVDVDGQLLTLRAERTAAAHEGAKWLAQERPHGTYLRQFSLGEGVDAQQISAHYDNGVLSVIIPISEKAKPRKIEVLSGAPANGQSSITM, from the coding sequence ATGGCTATGTCATACGATCCTTTCAGCGAGCTGGATCGCCTCACCGGCAATCTTCTGCAGTTGCGCCCAGGACCCCGCTTCATGCCGGTCGACCTGTACCGAGAGAACGGGCAGTACGTGCTCAGCGCCGACATGCCCGGCATCGACCCGGGCAGTGTCGATGTCGACGTCGACGGGCAGCTGCTGACCCTTCGGGCAGAGCGTACGGCGGCGGCACACGAAGGCGCGAAGTGGCTCGCGCAAGAGCGGCCGCACGGCACCTACTTGCGGCAGTTCAGCCTCGGCGAGGGCGTCGACGCGCAGCAGATCAGCGCGCACTACGACAACGGCGTACTGAGCGTCATCATCCCGATCAGCGAGAAGGCCAAGCCGCGCAAGATCGAGGTCCTCTCCGGCGCGCCCGCCAACGGGCAGTCCTCGATCACCATGTGA
- a CDS encoding pilus assembly protein CpaE, which yields MISTPLARRLHGAGLRWTPVSGDAFQVDGAEFEGDVFTVSDMTIEAHHYPTGTILGFNGTTEWALDSVAIDDAVWLPREDQLRDLLGPSFVSLERQDATLGVDYVVTVSVDGDTASFVSEDPAESYGMALLALLQSLH from the coding sequence ATGATCTCCACCCCTCTCGCGCGCCGGCTTCACGGTGCGGGGCTGCGCTGGACACCCGTCTCGGGCGACGCCTTCCAAGTCGACGGCGCCGAGTTCGAGGGCGACGTCTTCACCGTGAGCGACATGACGATCGAGGCGCACCACTACCCGACCGGAACGATTCTGGGCTTCAACGGCACGACCGAGTGGGCGCTCGACTCCGTCGCTATCGACGACGCCGTCTGGCTCCCGCGCGAAGACCAGCTGCGCGACCTGCTGGGGCCCTCGTTCGTCTCGCTCGAGCGACAGGATGCCACCCTCGGCGTCGACTACGTCGTCACCGTGTCCGTCGACGGCGATACAGCGAGCTTCGTGAGCGAGGACCCGGCCGAGTCCTACGGCATGGCGCTTCTCGCCCTGCTGCAGAGCCTGCACTGA
- a CDS encoding NAD(P)/FAD-dependent oxidoreductase translates to MNTTHDVVIVGGSAAGLSAAVTLARSLRSVVVIDGGQPRNAPAEGAHNLLGHEGITPSELLGTGRREAEGYGAAIIDDTVTTARRTDRGFELDLASGGTVSGRRLLLATGLVDELPDVPGVRQFWGSSVLHCPFCHGWEVRGQRIGILSGGPRSLHQTMLFRQLSEHVTYFVNETEEPDDAGWETLAALGVPVVTGRVARLRGEDRGVRAVVLEDGHEFAVDAVAVAPRFMARTELFEQLGGQPSEHPMGGRYIPTEQGGRTSVDGVWAAGNAADVGAVLGASAASGVVAAGALHADLLQEDLAAAIAARAA, encoded by the coding sequence ATGAACACAACGCACGACGTCGTCATCGTCGGCGGATCCGCTGCCGGACTCAGCGCTGCCGTCACCCTCGCCCGCTCCCTCCGCTCCGTCGTCGTCATCGACGGCGGACAGCCGCGCAACGCTCCCGCCGAGGGCGCCCACAATCTGCTCGGCCACGAGGGCATCACTCCGTCCGAGCTCCTCGGCACCGGGCGACGCGAGGCCGAAGGCTACGGCGCCGCGATCATCGACGACACGGTCACGACCGCTCGGCGAACCGACCGCGGATTCGAACTCGATCTCGCCTCGGGTGGGACAGTGAGCGGGCGCAGGCTTCTGCTCGCGACGGGACTCGTCGACGAGCTGCCGGATGTGCCGGGCGTTCGACAGTTCTGGGGATCGAGCGTGCTGCACTGCCCGTTCTGCCACGGCTGGGAGGTGCGCGGGCAGCGCATCGGCATCCTCAGCGGCGGCCCCCGGAGCCTGCACCAGACGATGCTGTTCCGGCAGCTGAGCGAACACGTGACGTACTTCGTGAACGAGACGGAGGAACCGGACGACGCGGGCTGGGAGACGCTCGCCGCTCTCGGCGTGCCCGTCGTCACCGGTCGCGTCGCCCGATTGCGCGGCGAGGACCGTGGCGTGCGCGCCGTCGTTCTCGAGGACGGACACGAATTCGCGGTGGACGCGGTCGCCGTCGCACCTCGTTTCATGGCGCGAACCGAGCTGTTCGAGCAGCTCGGCGGGCAGCCGAGCGAGCATCCGATGGGAGGCCGCTACATCCCGACCGAGCAGGGCGGCCGCACGAGCGTCGACGGCGTCTGGGCGGCGGGAAACGCCGCCGACGTCGGGGCTGTCCTCGGCGCCTCAGCGGCGTCCGGGGTCGTCGCGGCCGGGGCCCTGCATGCCGATCTCCTGCAGGAGGACCTCGCCGCCGCGATCGCCGCGCGAGCCGCTTGA